One part of the Arabidopsis thaliana chromosome 1 sequence genome encodes these proteins:
- a CDS encoding P-loop containing nucleoside triphosphate hydrolases superfamily protein (P-loop containing nucleoside triphosphate hydrolases superfamily protein; FUNCTIONS IN: helicase activity, ATP-dependent helicase activity, ATP binding, nucleic acid binding; EXPRESSED IN: 25 plant structures; EXPRESSED DURING: 14 growth stages; CONTAINS InterPro DOMAIN/s: RNA helicase, DEAD-box type, Q motif (InterPro:IPR014014), DNA/RNA helicase, DEAD/DEAH box type, N-terminal (InterPro:IPR011545), RNA helicase, ATP-dependent, DEAD-box, conserved site (InterPro:IPR000629), DEAD-like helicase, N-terminal (InterPro:IPR014001), DNA/RNA helicase, C-terminal (InterPro:IPR001650), Helicase, superfamily 1/2, ATP-binding domain (InterPro:IPR014021); BEST Arabidopsis thaliana protein match is: P-loop containing nucleoside triphosphate hydrolases superfamily protein (TAIR:AT3G09620.1); Has 45185 Blast hits to 44279 proteins in 3076 species: Archae - 794; Bacteria - 22443; Metazoa - 6674; Fungi - 4936; Plants - 2699; Viruses - 11; Other Eukaryotes - 7628 (source: NCBI BLink).) → MDVDEETKPENDGDAKMVDLENETAATVSESGGDGAVDEEEIDPLDAFMNTMVLPEVEKFCNGAPPPAVNDGTLDSKMNGKESGDRPKKGFNKALGRIIQGEDSDSDYSEPKNDDDPSLDEDDEEFMKRVKKTKAEKLSLVDHSKIEYEPFRKNFYIEVKDISRMTQEEVNTYRKELELKVHGKDVPRPIKFWHQTGLTSKILDTMKKLNYEKPMPIQTQALPIIMSGRDCIGVAKTGSGKTLGFVLPMLRHIKDQPPVEAGDGPIGLVMAPTRELVQQIHSDIRKFSKPLGIRCVPVYGGSGVAQQISELKRGTEIVVCTPGRMIDILCTSSGKITNLRRVTFLVMDEADRMFDMGFEPQITRIIQNIRPERQTVLFSATFPRQVETLARKVLNKPVEIQVGGRSVVNKDITQLVEVRPESDRFLRLLELLGEWSEKGKILVFVQSQEKCDALYRDMIKSSYPCLSLHGGKDQTDRESTISDFKNDVCNLLIATSVAARGLDVKELELVVNFDAPNHYEDYVHRVGRTGRAGRKGCAVTFISEDDAKYAPDLVKALELSEQPVPDDLKALADGFMVKVKQGIEQAHGTGYGGSGFKFNEEEEEVRKAAKKAQAKEYGFEEDKSDSEDENDVVRKAGGGEISQQQATFAQIAAIAAAAKAAAAAPVSAPVTANQLLANGGGLAAMPGVLPVTVPTLPSEGAGRAAAMVAAMNLQHNLAKIQADAMPEHYEAELEINDFPQNARWKVTHKETLGPISEWTGAAITTRGQFYPTGRIPGPGERKLYLFIEGPSEKSVKHAKAELKRVLEDITNQAMSSLPGGASGRYSVL, encoded by the coding sequence atggatgttgatgaagagacTAAACCTGAAAATGATGGAGATGCTAAGATGGTAGACTTGGAGAATGAGACAGCTGCTACTGTCTCTGAGAGTGGAGGTGATGGAGCTGTAGATGAAGAGGAAATTGATCCTTTAGATGCTTTTATGAATACTATGGTATTACCTGAGGTTGAGAAGTTTTGCAATGGTGCTCCTCCCCCAGCAGTGAACGATGGTACTTTGGATTCTAAAATGAATGGGAAGGAAAGTGGTGACCGGCCAAAGAAAGGTTTTAATAAGGCCCTTGGTAGGATAATTCAAGGTGaagattctgattctgattatTCAGAACCaaagaatgatgatgatccaagTTTAGACGAAGACGATGAGGAGTTCATGAAGAGagtaaagaagacaaaagctGAGAAGTTGTCCCTTGTTGACCACTCAAAAATAGAGTATGAACCTTTCCGGAAGAACTTCTATATCGAAGTGAAGGATATCTCTAGGATGACACAAGAAGAAGTTAACACTTACAGAAAGGAATTGGAGCTGAAAGTTCATGGAAAGGATGTTCCAAGACCCATAAAGTTTTGGCACCAGACTGGGCTAACCAGCAAAATTTTGGATACTATGAAGAAGCTTAATTATGAAAAGCCAATGCCTATTCAAACACAAGCACTCCCTATCATCATGAGCGGTCGAGACTGCATTGGGGTTGCAAAAACCGGTTCAGGTAAAAcccttggttttgttttgccaaTGCTGAGGCATATTAAAGATCAGCCTCCCGTTGAAGCTGGTGATGGGCCAATTGGTCTTGTAATGGCACCTACTAGGGAGCTTGTTCAGCAGATTCACAGCGATATCAGAAAGTTTTCTAAGCCATTGGGTATAAGATGCGTCCCTGTGTATGGAGGATCAGGAGTTGCCCAGCAAATTAGTGAACTTAAGCGAGGTACTGAGATTGTTGTGTGCACTCCTGGGAGAATGATTGATATCCTTTGCACAAGCAGTGGGAAAATCACTAATCTGCGAAGAGTCACATTTTTGGTAATGGATGAAGCTGATCGTATGTTTGACATGGGTTTTGAGCCTCAAATTACTCGTATTATTCAGAACATTCGACCGGAACGCCAAACTGTGCTTTTTTCTGCCACTTTTCCACGCCAAGTTGAAACTTTGGCACGTAAAGTCTTGAACAAGCCTGTAGAAATACAGGTCGGTGGAAGGAGTGTTGTGAATAAGGATATAACTCAGTTAGTTGAAGTCAGACCGGAGAGTGATAGGTTCCTTAGACTTCTGGAACTTCTTGGGGAATGGTCTGAGAAAGGGAAAATTCTGGTCTTTGTTCAGTCGCAGGAAAAATGTGATGCCTTGTATAGGGATATGATTAAATCTAGTTACCCTTGTCTGTCTCTTCACGGGGGTAAGGATCAGACCGATCGTGAATCAACTATATCTGATTTTAAGAACGATGTCTGCAATTTGTTGATTGCCACAAGTGTTGCTGCTAGGGGTCTAGATGTGAAAGAGCTTGAGTTGGTTGTAAACTTTGATGCGCCGAACCACTATGAAGATTATGTGCATCGCGTTGGCAGGACAGGCAGGGCAGGGCGTAAGGGCTGTGCTGTGACATTTATCTCCGAGGATGATGCAAAATATGCACCAGATTTAGTCAAGGCCCTGGAGCTTTCTGAGCAGCCAGTTCCTGATGATCTGAAAGCACTTGCTGATGGTTTCATGGTGAAAGTGAAACAGGGTATTGAGCAAGCTCATGGAACTGGCTATGGTGGTAGTGGCTTTAAATTCAacgaagaggaggaagaagttAGAAAAGCAGCAAAGAAAGCACAAGCAAAGGAGTATGGCTTTGAGGAAGACAAGTCTGACTCAGAAGATGAGAATGATGTAGTAAGAAAGGCAGGTGGTGGTGAGATCTCACAGCAGCAGGCTACTTTTGCTCAGATAGCCGCCATTGCTGCTGCTGCCaaagctgctgctgctgctccAGTGAGTGCTCCTGTGACAGCTAACCAATTACTGGCAAATGGTGGCGGGCTTGCTGCCATGCCAGGTGTCCTTCCGGTTACTGTTCCTACCCTTCCTAGTGAAGGGGCAGGCCGTGCTGCAGCCATGGTTGCTGCCATGAATCTGCAACATAATCTGGCAAAGATTCAAGCTGATGCAATGCCTGAGCACTATGAAGCAGAACTTGAAATCAATGACTTCCCACAAAATGCTCGTTGGAAGGTCACCCATAAAGAAACTTTGGGTCCAATATCAGAGTGGACTGGAGCTGCTATTACCACCAGGGGTCAGTTTTATCCTACAGGACGTATACCGGGACCTGGGGAACGGAAGCTGTACTTATTCATTGAAGGGCCTAGCGAAAAATCAGTTAAGCACGCAAAAGCTGAACTCAAGCGTGTTCTTGAAGACATTACGAATCAGGCCATGTCCTCACTTCCTGGAGGAGCATCCGGGAGATACTCAGTCCTTTAA
- a CDS encoding P-loop containing nucleoside triphosphate hydrolases superfamily protein, whose translation MEVEKSKYRSEDLDVVEEEADLKKSRRDRDRSNERKKDKGSEKRREKDRRKKRVKSSDSEDDYDRDDDEEREKRKEKERERRRRDKDRVKRRSERRKSSDSEDDVEEEDERDKRRVNEKERGHREHERDRGKDRKRDREREERKDKEREREKDRERREREREEREKERVKERERREREDGERDRREREKERGSRRNRERERSREVGNEESDDDVKRDLKRRRKEGGERKEKEREKSVGRSSRHEDSPKRKSVEDNGEKKEKKTREEELEDEQKKLDEEVEKRRRRVQEWQELKRKKEEAESESKGDADGNEPKAGKAWTLEGESDDEEGHPEEKSETEMDVDEETKPENDGDAKMVDLENETAATVSESGGDGAVDEEEIDPLDAFMNTMVLPEVEKFCNGAPPPAVNDGTLDSKMNGKESGDRPKKGFNKALGRIIQGEDSDSDYSEPKNDDDPSLDEDDEEFMKRVKKTKAEKLSLVDHSKIEYEPFRKNFYIEVKDISRMTQEEVNTYRKELELKVHGKDVPRPIKFWHQTGLTSKILDTMKKLNYEKPMPIQTQALPIIMSGRDCIGVAKTGSGKTLGFVLPMLRHIKDQPPVEAGDGPIGLVMAPTRELVQQIHSDIRKFSKPLGIRCVPVYGGSGVAQQISELKRGTEIVVCTPGRMIDILCTSSGKITNLRRVTFLVMDEADRMFDMGFEPQITRIIQNIRPERQTVLFSATFPRQVETLARKVLNKPVEIQVGGRSVVNKDITQLVEVRPESDRFLRLLELLGEWSEKGKILVFVQSQEKCDALYRDMIKSSYPCLSLHGGKDQTDRESTISDFKNDVCNLLIATSVAARGLDVKELELVVNFDAPNHYEDYVHRVGRTGRAGRKGCAVTFISEDDAKYAPDLVKALELSEQPVPDDLKALADGFMVKVKQGIEQAHGTGYGGSGFKFNEEEEEVRKAAKKAQAKEYGFEEDKSDSEDENDVVRKAGGGEISQQQATFAQIAAIAAAAKAAAAAPVSAPVTANQLLANGGGLAAMPGVLPVTVPTLPSEGAGRAAAMVAAMNLQHNLAKIQADAMPEHYEAELEINDFPQNARWKVTHKETLGPISEWTGAAITTRGQFYPTGRIPGPGERKLYLFIEGPSEKSVKHAKAELKRVLEDITNQAMSSLPGGASGRYSVL comes from the coding sequence ATGGAGGTAGAGAAATCCAAGTATAGGAGCGAAGATTTGGAtgtggtggaggaggaggctGATTTGAAGAAGAGTCGGCGAGATCGTGATCGGAGTAATGAGCGGAAGAAGGATAAGGGTTCAGAGAAGCGTCGAGAGAAGGATAGGCGGAAGAAACGAGTTAAGAGTAGTGATTCTGAAGATGATTACgatagagatgatgatgaagagaggGAGAAGCGTAAGGAGAAGGAGAGGGAGCGGAGACGGAGGGATAAGGATAGGGTGAAGAGACGGTCTGAGAGAAGGAAGAGTAGTGATTCTGAAGATGACgttgaagaagaggatgagagGGATAAACGCAGAGTGAATGAGAAGGAGAGAGGGCATCGAGAACATGAGAGAGATAGAGGCAAAGATAGGAAAAGGGATAGAGAGAGGGAAGAGAGGAAggataaagaaagagaaagggagAAGGatagagagaggagagaacgGGAACGGGAAGAGCGGGAGAAGGAGAGagttaaagaaagagaaaggcgGGAACGGGAAGATGGAGAGAGGGATAGGAGAGAGCGTGAGAAAGAAAGGGGTAGTAGGAGGAACCGGGAAAGGGAAAGGTCAAGAGAGGTGGGCAATgaagagagtgatgatgatgtcaAGCGTGACTTGAAACGTAGAAGAAAAGAGGGCGGTGAACGGAAGGAGAAAGAGCGTGAAAAGAGTGTTGGCAGATCTAGCAGGCATGAAGATAGTCCAAAGAGAAAGAGTGTCGAGGATAATGgggaaaagaaagagaagaaaacgcGAGAAGAAGAACTAGAGGATGAGCAGAAGAAGTTGGATGAGGAAGTGGAAAAACGAAGGAGAAGAGTCCAGGAGTGGCAAgaattgaagaggaagaaggaggaagCTGAAAGTGAAAGTAAGGGTGATGCGGATGGTAATGAGCCCAAGGCCGGTAAGGCTTGGACTCTTGAAGGagaatctgatgatgaagaaggcCATCCGgaagaaaaatcagaaacagaaatggatgttgatgaagagacTAAACCTGAAAATGATGGAGATGCTAAGATGGTAGACTTGGAGAATGAGACAGCTGCTACTGTCTCTGAGAGTGGAGGTGATGGAGCTGTAGATGAAGAGGAAATTGATCCTTTAGATGCTTTTATGAATACTATGGTATTACCTGAGGTTGAGAAGTTTTGCAATGGTGCTCCTCCCCCAGCAGTGAACGATGGTACTTTGGATTCTAAAATGAATGGGAAGGAAAGTGGTGACCGGCCAAAGAAAGGTTTTAATAAGGCCCTTGGTAGGATAATTCAAGGTGaagattctgattctgattatTCAGAACCaaagaatgatgatgatccaagTTTAGACGAAGACGATGAGGAGTTCATGAAGAGagtaaagaagacaaaagctGAGAAGTTGTCCCTTGTTGACCACTCAAAAATAGAGTATGAACCTTTCCGGAAGAACTTCTATATCGAAGTGAAGGATATCTCTAGGATGACACAAGAAGAAGTTAACACTTACAGAAAGGAATTGGAGCTGAAAGTTCATGGAAAGGATGTTCCAAGACCCATAAAGTTTTGGCACCAGACTGGGCTAACCAGCAAAATTTTGGATACTATGAAGAAGCTTAATTATGAAAAGCCAATGCCTATTCAAACACAAGCACTCCCTATCATCATGAGCGGTCGAGACTGCATTGGGGTTGCAAAAACCGGTTCAGGTAAAAcccttggttttgttttgccaaTGCTGAGGCATATTAAAGATCAGCCTCCCGTTGAAGCTGGTGATGGGCCAATTGGTCTTGTAATGGCACCTACTAGGGAGCTTGTTCAGCAGATTCACAGCGATATCAGAAAGTTTTCTAAGCCATTGGGTATAAGATGCGTCCCTGTGTATGGAGGATCAGGAGTTGCCCAGCAAATTAGTGAACTTAAGCGAGGTACTGAGATTGTTGTGTGCACTCCTGGGAGAATGATTGATATCCTTTGCACAAGCAGTGGGAAAATCACTAATCTGCGAAGAGTCACATTTTTGGTAATGGATGAAGCTGATCGTATGTTTGACATGGGTTTTGAGCCTCAAATTACTCGTATTATTCAGAACATTCGACCGGAACGCCAAACTGTGCTTTTTTCTGCCACTTTTCCACGCCAAGTTGAAACTTTGGCACGTAAAGTCTTGAACAAGCCTGTAGAAATACAGGTCGGTGGAAGGAGTGTTGTGAATAAGGATATAACTCAGTTAGTTGAAGTCAGACCGGAGAGTGATAGGTTCCTTAGACTTCTGGAACTTCTTGGGGAATGGTCTGAGAAAGGGAAAATTCTGGTCTTTGTTCAGTCGCAGGAAAAATGTGATGCCTTGTATAGGGATATGATTAAATCTAGTTACCCTTGTCTGTCTCTTCACGGGGGTAAGGATCAGACCGATCGTGAATCAACTATATCTGATTTTAAGAACGATGTCTGCAATTTGTTGATTGCCACAAGTGTTGCTGCTAGGGGTCTAGATGTGAAAGAGCTTGAGTTGGTTGTAAACTTTGATGCGCCGAACCACTATGAAGATTATGTGCATCGCGTTGGCAGGACAGGCAGGGCAGGGCGTAAGGGCTGTGCTGTGACATTTATCTCCGAGGATGATGCAAAATATGCACCAGATTTAGTCAAGGCCCTGGAGCTTTCTGAGCAGCCAGTTCCTGATGATCTGAAAGCACTTGCTGATGGTTTCATGGTGAAAGTGAAACAGGGTATTGAGCAAGCTCATGGAACTGGCTATGGTGGTAGTGGCTTTAAATTCAacgaagaggaggaagaagttAGAAAAGCAGCAAAGAAAGCACAAGCAAAGGAGTATGGCTTTGAGGAAGACAAGTCTGACTCAGAAGATGAGAATGATGTAGTAAGAAAGGCAGGTGGTGGTGAGATCTCACAGCAGCAGGCTACTTTTGCTCAGATAGCCGCCATTGCTGCTGCTGCCaaagctgctgctgctgctccAGTGAGTGCTCCTGTGACAGCTAACCAATTACTGGCAAATGGTGGCGGGCTTGCTGCCATGCCAGGTGTCCTTCCGGTTACTGTTCCTACCCTTCCTAGTGAAGGGGCAGGCCGTGCTGCAGCCATGGTTGCTGCCATGAATCTGCAACATAATCTGGCAAAGATTCAAGCTGATGCAATGCCTGAGCACTATGAAGCAGAACTTGAAATCAATGACTTCCCACAAAATGCTCGTTGGAAGGTCACCCATAAAGAAACTTTGGGTCCAATATCAGAGTGGACTGGAGCTGCTATTACCACCAGGGGTCAGTTTTATCCTACAGGACGTATACCGGGACCTGGGGAACGGAAGCTGTACTTATTCATTGAAGGGCCTAGCGAAAAATCAGTTAAGCACGCAAAAGCTGAACTCAAGCGTGTTCTTGAAGACATTACGAATCAGGCCATGTCCTCACTTCCTGGAGGAGCATCCGGGAGATACTCAGTCCTTTAA